A part of Terriglobus roseus genomic DNA contains:
- a CDS encoding amidohydrolase produces MKTFAFALSAALLATSCVAQIPTATLQSDAAAQMPALEKTYLMLHQAPELSRQEEKTSAFVASQLRSLGYQVTDHIGKYEDGKPAFGVVGVLKNGNGPTVLIRTDMDALPVTEETGVAYASKVRAKNAQGEEVGVMQACGHDIHMSAFIGIATELAKHKDAWHGTVLMLGQPAEEVIQGAKAMMADGLYTRFPRPDYVLGMHDFGNIAAGTVGISSGPMMASSDSITVVFHGVGAHGSQPQNSKDPIFMGAEFVTLLQGVVSRQISPQSPGVITVGTFHAGTKNNIIPAEATLGLTVRSYDEATLKKLLDGITNAANAVAVAYGLPADKMPTITHPESTAPTVNDAALTERVRKVAIATLGADKVLPQQAVMGSEDVGFLTDGYKIPMTFFRLGAGDPAKVAEAQKKGVALPDIHSPLYAPDYKPAIETGVVTMTAVAVSLLQ; encoded by the coding sequence ATGAAGACATTTGCGTTTGCCCTTTCCGCTGCACTGTTGGCGACCTCCTGTGTTGCACAGATTCCTACGGCTACGCTGCAGAGCGATGCGGCTGCGCAGATGCCTGCGCTGGAGAAGACGTACCTGATGCTGCATCAGGCTCCTGAACTGTCGCGGCAGGAGGAGAAGACGTCTGCGTTTGTGGCGTCGCAGTTGCGCTCGCTGGGCTACCAGGTGACCGATCACATTGGAAAGTATGAGGACGGGAAGCCCGCGTTTGGCGTTGTTGGCGTATTGAAGAATGGCAACGGACCGACGGTGCTGATCCGTACGGATATGGATGCTTTGCCTGTGACGGAAGAGACGGGCGTGGCGTATGCCAGCAAGGTGCGCGCGAAGAATGCGCAGGGTGAAGAAGTGGGTGTGATGCAGGCGTGTGGGCATGACATTCACATGTCTGCCTTCATTGGCATTGCAACGGAGCTGGCGAAGCACAAGGATGCCTGGCATGGCACGGTGCTGATGCTGGGGCAGCCTGCGGAAGAGGTGATTCAGGGCGCGAAGGCGATGATGGCCGATGGTCTTTACACTCGTTTTCCCCGACCGGATTATGTGCTGGGGATGCATGACTTCGGCAACATCGCCGCGGGAACAGTCGGTATTAGTTCCGGGCCGATGATGGCGAGTTCGGATTCGATCACGGTGGTGTTTCATGGTGTGGGCGCGCATGGATCGCAGCCGCAGAACTCGAAGGATCCCATCTTCATGGGTGCGGAGTTTGTGACGCTGTTGCAGGGCGTGGTGAGTCGACAGATTTCACCGCAGTCGCCGGGTGTGATCACGGTGGGCACGTTTCATGCAGGAACGAAGAACAACATCATTCCAGCAGAAGCAACGCTTGGCCTGACTGTGCGCAGCTATGACGAAGCGACGTTGAAGAAACTGCTGGACGGCATTACGAATGCAGCGAATGCTGTGGCTGTTGCGTATGGATTGCCTGCAGACAAGATGCCGACGATTACGCATCCTGAATCGACTGCGCCCACGGTGAATGACGCAGCGTTGACGGAGCGTGTGCGGAAGGTGGCGATTGCTACGCTGGGCGCCGATAAGGTGTTGCCGCAGCAGGCAGTCATGGGCAGCGAAGATGTGGGCTTCCTAACCGATGGATACAAGATTCCGATGACGTTCTTCCGTTTGGGTGCTGGTGATCCGGCGAAGGTAGCGGAGGCTCAGAAGAAGGGTGTTGCGTTGCCGGATATCCACTCGCCACTGTATGCGCCGGACTACAAGCCGGCGATTGAAACGGGTGTGGTGACGATGACGGCGGTGGCGGTTTCCTTGCTGCAGTAG
- a CDS encoding DoxX family protein, which produces MRLLYRIGLVTQALLYVAAGMNHFWHTAMYVAIMPPHYAHPVGLVQISGVAEVLGGIGLLVPWSRRFAAWGIVAMLVVYFDVHIYMAMHADRFATIPVWLIYARLPLQLLLIAWAGVYAVRPSERQLP; this is translated from the coding sequence ATGCGTTTGCTTTATCGCATTGGGTTGGTGACGCAGGCGTTGCTATATGTGGCCGCGGGCATGAACCACTTCTGGCATACGGCGATGTATGTGGCAATCATGCCGCCGCACTATGCGCATCCTGTTGGGCTGGTTCAGATCAGTGGCGTGGCAGAGGTGTTGGGCGGTATTGGTTTGCTGGTGCCGTGGAGCCGGCGTTTTGCGGCGTGGGGCATCGTGGCGATGCTTGTCGTTTACTTTGACGTGCACATCTACATGGCGATGCATGCAGATCGTTTTGCGACGATCCCTGTTTGGTTGATTTATGCCCGGTTGCCATTGCAGTTGTTGTTGATTGCGTGGGCGGGTGTGTACGCGGTGCGTCCTTCAGAACGTCAGTTGCCTTGA
- a CDS encoding PA2169 family four-helix-bundle protein — MAELLKETESVLKDVIERLIDGQEGFKEIGENLHDETLKRYFLAESLKRASFKGELEDVLIKSGVSDAFKETGSVSGAIHRTWGDLKAKMGGGDHTLLETAEQGEDAAKKAYADALKHDLPLPVHQLLSTQAAHVQTSHDYVKAARDSRK, encoded by the coding sequence ATGGCAGAGCTGCTGAAGGAAACGGAATCGGTCCTGAAGGACGTCATCGAACGACTTATCGATGGGCAGGAAGGCTTCAAGGAAATTGGCGAGAACCTGCACGACGAGACTCTGAAGCGCTACTTCCTGGCTGAGAGTCTGAAGCGCGCCTCGTTCAAGGGCGAGCTGGAAGATGTGTTGATCAAGTCTGGCGTGTCGGATGCATTCAAGGAGACGGGCAGCGTGTCCGGAGCCATTCATCGCACGTGGGGTGATCTGAAGGCGAAGATGGGTGGTGGCGATCACACCCTGCTGGAGACTGCGGAACAGGGTGAGGATGCGGCGAAGAAGGCATATGCCGATGCGCTGAAGCATGACCTGCCGCTGCCGGTCCACCAGTTGCTGAGCACACAGGCTGCTCACGTGCAGACCAGCCACGACTATGTAAAGGCTGCCCGGGATTCCCGTAAGTAA
- a CDS encoding DNA translocase FtsK, whose product MKPLRLEMTPTRSRRLNEVLGLLLLATAVLLVLSLVSYTPDDPSLNTVGGFSGTTALRPVHNWVGRIGALLSDLLLQILGIAAFVFPIMLGRLGICWMRSQAQGSPAAKTIGLVLWILAAPTAFALLPMHLLWRSALPIEGALGRVLSGFIVGLLNYPGACVVVGLLVLLSLYLSTTFTFNTAQDWAGQRLGIFGRVRERYLAWRGDRGDLKAARAANKLETRREREIARQDAINAKATAAAQRAANGGSLITSLFAKWSLWRKGIRPDSEVVDDMPASRSMWSKMPRTNVDAAPDPEFAPLPHHLQQEADEALQAEVTGIDAPLNGSMLEAAPAQENFADWHQSAPTAQDDQAFAWLNSRGQEQQRPRTAEVVPFPAPTAARMDPPAPPAPPEDKISFGKRADESIKTVTLTAKSVHGYKLPPSSLLHHDNKHAAVREEALREEARVLVEKCGEFGVDGQVTQINPGPVVTTFEFRPDAGVKYSRVTGLADDLCLAMAAESVLIERMPGKSTVGIQVPNSDRETIWLRDVVESEGFANSRSKVEMAMGKDINGRIVTANLAAMPHVLIAGSTGSGKSVAINAMIMSVLFKATPEEVRMILVDPKRVELGMYEGIPHLFTPIITEPKLAANALRNAVREMERRLKLLASRHVRNLDQYNKLFDSGQLFNEDGEEQQPLPYIMIIIDELADLMMLDKANVEESITRLAQMARAVGIHLVLATQRPSVDVITGLIKANVPTRMSFRLATKVDSRTIIDSNGAESLLGRGDMLFLPPGTSRLQRVHAPFVTEKEISDVVEFWKQQGEAEYAEGFLEGPKDDKGNSLFDGEGNNDQDELFDDAVRLVFEFGKASTSLLQRRLRIGYGRAAALIDMMERDGLVGPADGSKPREILKSPDFYREVDEALR is encoded by the coding sequence ATGAAGCCGCTCCGCCTGGAGATGACCCCCACCCGCAGCCGTCGGCTGAACGAAGTCCTCGGCCTGCTGCTGCTGGCAACTGCCGTATTGCTGGTACTTTCGCTGGTCAGCTATACCCCCGACGACCCCTCCCTCAATACCGTCGGCGGATTCAGCGGAACCACCGCGCTGCGCCCCGTCCACAACTGGGTCGGACGCATCGGTGCGCTCCTGAGCGACCTCCTCCTGCAGATCCTCGGTATCGCCGCCTTCGTCTTCCCCATCATGCTCGGTCGCCTGGGCATCTGCTGGATGCGCTCGCAGGCGCAAGGCTCCCCCGCCGCCAAGACCATCGGCCTCGTACTCTGGATCCTCGCCGCCCCCACCGCCTTCGCGCTCCTGCCCATGCACCTCCTGTGGCGCAGCGCTCTACCTATTGAAGGCGCCCTCGGCCGTGTCCTCTCCGGCTTCATCGTCGGCCTGCTCAACTACCCAGGCGCCTGCGTGGTCGTGGGCCTGCTCGTTCTTCTCAGCCTCTATCTCTCCACCACCTTCACCTTCAACACCGCACAGGACTGGGCAGGCCAGCGCCTCGGCATCTTCGGACGCGTCCGCGAGCGCTATCTCGCATGGCGCGGCGACCGTGGCGACCTGAAAGCCGCACGAGCCGCCAACAAGCTGGAAACCCGCCGCGAACGCGAAATTGCCCGTCAGGATGCCATCAACGCCAAGGCCACTGCCGCAGCCCAACGCGCTGCCAACGGCGGCTCGCTCATCACCAGCCTCTTCGCCAAGTGGAGCCTATGGCGCAAGGGCATCCGCCCCGACTCCGAAGTCGTCGACGACATGCCTGCCTCCCGCTCCATGTGGTCCAAGATGCCGCGCACCAACGTCGACGCAGCCCCCGACCCCGAATTCGCGCCGCTGCCTCACCACCTGCAGCAGGAAGCCGACGAAGCACTCCAGGCCGAAGTCACCGGCATCGACGCTCCGCTCAACGGCAGCATGCTCGAAGCCGCACCCGCACAGGAAAACTTCGCCGACTGGCACCAATCCGCACCCACCGCTCAGGACGATCAGGCCTTCGCCTGGCTGAACAGCCGCGGCCAGGAACAGCAGCGCCCACGCACCGCCGAAGTCGTTCCGTTCCCCGCCCCCACAGCCGCGCGCATGGACCCCCCGGCACCGCCCGCTCCGCCGGAAGACAAAATCTCCTTCGGCAAGCGCGCCGACGAGTCCATCAAGACCGTCACGCTCACCGCCAAATCCGTCCACGGCTACAAGCTGCCGCCGTCGTCGCTGCTGCACCACGACAACAAGCACGCCGCCGTCCGCGAAGAAGCCCTGCGCGAAGAAGCCCGTGTCCTCGTTGAAAAGTGCGGCGAGTTTGGCGTCGACGGCCAGGTCACCCAGATCAACCCCGGCCCCGTCGTCACCACCTTCGAGTTCCGTCCCGACGCCGGCGTCAAATACTCCCGCGTCACCGGCCTCGCCGACGACCTCTGCCTCGCCATGGCCGCCGAGTCCGTTCTCATCGAACGCATGCCCGGCAAATCCACCGTCGGCATCCAGGTCCCCAACAGCGATCGCGAAACCATCTGGCTCCGCGACGTCGTCGAATCCGAAGGCTTCGCCAACTCCCGCTCCAAGGTCGAAATGGCCATGGGCAAGGACATTAACGGCCGCATCGTCACCGCCAATCTCGCGGCCATGCCCCACGTCCTCATCGCAGGCTCAACCGGCTCCGGTAAATCGGTCGCCATCAACGCCATGATCATGAGCGTCCTCTTCAAGGCCACACCCGAAGAAGTCCGCATGATCCTCGTCGATCCCAAGCGCGTCGAACTCGGCATGTACGAGGGCATCCCGCACCTCTTCACGCCCATCATCACCGAGCCCAAACTCGCCGCCAACGCACTCCGCAACGCCGTCCGCGAAATGGAGCGCCGCCTCAAGCTCCTCGCATCGCGCCACGTCCGCAATCTCGACCAGTACAACAAACTCTTCGACAGCGGACAGCTCTTCAACGAAGACGGCGAAGAGCAGCAGCCCCTGCCCTACATCATGATCATCATCGACGAGCTCGCCGACCTCATGATGCTCGACAAGGCCAACGTCGAAGAGTCCATCACCCGCCTCGCACAGATGGCCCGCGCCGTCGGCATCCATCTCGTACTCGCCACGCAACGCCCCAGCGTCGACGTCATCACCGGCCTCATCAAGGCCAACGTCCCCACGCGTATGTCCTTCCGCTTGGCGACGAAAGTCGACAGCCGCACCATCATCGACAGCAACGGCGCAGAATCGCTCCTCGGCCGCGGCGACATGCTCTTCCTGCCACCCGGCACATCACGTCTCCAACGCGTCCACGCACCCTTCGTTACTGAGAAGGAAATCTCCGACGTAGTCGAATTCTGGAAGCAGCAGGGCGAAGCCGAATACGCAGAAGGCTTCCTCGAAGGCCCCAAGGACGACAAGGGCAACAGCCTCTTCGACGGCGAAGGCAACAACGACCAGGACGAACTCTTCGACGACGCAGTCCGCCTCGTCTTCGAATTCGGCAAGGCCAGCACCTCGCTACTGCAACGCCGCCTACGCATAGGCTACGGCCGAGCCGCCGCCCTCATCGACATGATGGAACGCGACGGACTGGTAGGCCCTGCCGACGGCAGCAAGCCCCGCGAAATCCTAAAATCCCCAGACTTCTACCGCGAAGTAGACGAAGCCCTCCGCTAA
- a CDS encoding antibiotic biosynthesis monooxygenase family protein, with protein MHIILWEFVVPANAQENFKQAYGPEGDWARLFRRAEGYLGTELLHSQDKPDIFLTVDRWQTATHFERFQDDFAHQYRELDQKLEGISTSERKIGVFSTIDPI; from the coding sequence ATGCACATCATCCTCTGGGAATTCGTCGTACCTGCGAACGCTCAAGAGAATTTCAAGCAGGCATACGGCCCAGAGGGAGATTGGGCGCGCCTCTTCCGCCGCGCGGAGGGCTACCTTGGAACGGAACTACTTCACTCACAAGACAAACCCGACATCTTCCTGACCGTCGACCGATGGCAAACCGCCACCCACTTCGAGCGTTTTCAAGACGACTTCGCTCACCAGTACCGCGAACTCGATCAAAAACTCGAAGGAATCAGCACCTCCGAAAGGAAAATCGGGGTGTTTTCAACCATCGATCCCATCTAA
- a CDS encoding response regulator, translating to MERLLLIDDDETTREVLTLLLTAEGWVVTEASSGEEALAKAPSIAPEVILSDLQMPGLSGEELASHLRSACPNKPVLLAMTATPKGHISGYDGLLTKPFAPSEVRRISRPPTTQEQDQTIDPATFQRIRRAMATPQLRALYDFALTDAEQRVHRMEAAATADDPTTLCNEAHAMKGSCGMIGATRLRTLASTLEDAGLASSMPPPVFPEFIREINHVRRMLEELLLRDL from the coding sequence ATGGAACGCCTTCTCCTGATTGACGATGACGAGACCACACGGGAAGTGCTGACGCTGCTACTCACCGCCGAAGGATGGGTTGTAACCGAAGCCTCCAGCGGCGAGGAAGCCCTCGCAAAGGCTCCGTCAATCGCACCCGAAGTCATCCTGAGCGACCTCCAGATGCCCGGTCTCAGCGGAGAGGAGCTGGCCTCCCATCTACGCTCCGCCTGCCCCAATAAGCCCGTCCTGCTGGCAATGACCGCCACGCCAAAGGGTCACATCTCGGGCTACGACGGCCTCCTGACCAAGCCCTTCGCCCCCTCCGAAGTCCGCCGCATCTCCAGGCCCCCAACGACCCAGGAACAGGACCAGACCATCGACCCGGCCACCTTCCAGCGCATACGGAGGGCCATGGCCACACCCCAACTCCGTGCCCTCTACGACTTCGCCCTCACCGACGCCGAGCAGCGGGTACACCGCATGGAGGCCGCCGCCACCGCCGACGACCCCACCACCCTCTGCAACGAAGCCCACGCCATGAAGGGCTCCTGCGGCATGATCGGTGCCACCCGGCTGCGCACATTGGCATCCACGCTAGAAGACGCCGGATTGGCGAGTTCGATGCCACCCCCCGTCTTTCCGGAATTTATTCGGGAAATCAATCACGTACGCCGTATGCTGGAGGAGCTTCTTTTGCGCGACCTTTAG
- a CDS encoding response regulator, with protein MNGSSQTSSRSGNSSIRLVVADDHPVVRFGVKNMLTMDPGFEVVAEAEDGEDAITQTLEHEPDILLLDLQMPKLPGLEAMRAIMSKSPRVKIILLTSTISTQQVIEALQIGARGIVLKDSVAGDLSEAIRAVASGDYWIGGERVVNLLQALHGLMVQASAVPEKKTFGLTPRELEVVQCIVEGCSNKDIAKQFTISEETVKRHLSNTFDKTGVSTRLELALFAISHKLVEPV; from the coding sequence GTGAATGGTAGTTCGCAGACGAGTTCTCGTTCCGGCAATTCCAGCATCCGGCTGGTAGTTGCGGACGATCATCCCGTAGTCCGGTTCGGCGTGAAGAACATGCTGACGATGGACCCAGGGTTCGAAGTAGTCGCCGAAGCTGAAGACGGCGAAGACGCCATTACCCAGACACTTGAACACGAACCAGACATCCTGCTGCTGGATCTGCAGATGCCCAAGCTACCGGGCCTGGAAGCCATGCGGGCGATCATGTCGAAGTCGCCGCGAGTGAAGATCATTCTGCTTACCAGCACAATCTCCACACAACAGGTGATTGAAGCACTGCAGATTGGCGCACGCGGCATTGTCCTGAAGGATTCCGTGGCGGGCGATCTGAGCGAAGCCATCCGTGCAGTCGCCAGCGGTGACTACTGGATTGGCGGCGAACGCGTCGTAAATCTGTTGCAGGCGCTGCACGGCCTGATGGTGCAGGCATCCGCCGTACCAGAGAAGAAGACCTTTGGCTTGACGCCACGTGAACTGGAAGTGGTGCAGTGCATCGTGGAAGGTTGCTCCAATAAGGACATTGCGAAGCAATTCACTATCAGTGAAGAGACTGTGAAGCGCCACCTCTCGAACACGTTCGATAAGACTGGCGTATCCACACGCCTAGAACTGGCGCTATTCGCCATCTCGCACAAGCTGGTGGAACCGGTTTAG
- the ftsY gene encoding signal recognition particle-docking protein FtsY: MPISLFNSDDKPRKPSFFERVRSAVTGESTESATPAQEVPPVLEETAAPQNAFELPASEFAETLPAEALVDPVPVIPNEAVEYTSAPKATTPVPARVADTQRNEFGLKPMTSTFSFGGYASEAEEDASFMGKMRDAVERTRSQLGAGLDNVLALGRTVDEETLDELEAVLLTADIGSSTTSEIMRNLRQRALREKATTDELKQMLKEELRAILDSVEQPTNHPTQAPEVIMMVGVNGTGKTTTSGKLAALYGTHGRKALLCAADTFRAAAIEQLEVWAQRSGVDIIKTKQGGDPSAALYDSLTAGKARGADIVIVDTAGRLHNKAGLMAELDKMRRTAQKLVPGAPHQVFLVLDATTGQNGMQQARLFTESAGVTGIVLTKLDGTAKGGIVIAIARELKLPVVFAGVGEKMEDILPFNSDAFLDSLLG; encoded by the coding sequence ATGCCGATTTCGCTTTTCAACTCGGACGATAAGCCGAGAAAGCCAAGTTTCTTTGAACGCGTTCGCTCCGCGGTAACCGGCGAGAGCACTGAATCTGCCACGCCTGCTCAGGAAGTCCCTCCCGTTCTGGAGGAAACGGCAGCTCCGCAGAATGCGTTTGAGCTGCCCGCAAGCGAGTTCGCAGAGACTCTACCAGCCGAAGCGTTGGTGGATCCCGTTCCCGTGATTCCCAACGAAGCCGTTGAATACACATCGGCACCGAAGGCGACGACGCCTGTTCCCGCTCGCGTGGCAGATACTCAGCGCAACGAGTTTGGTCTGAAGCCCATGACGTCCACGTTTTCGTTCGGCGGCTATGCCAGCGAAGCCGAGGAAGACGCCAGCTTCATGGGCAAGATGCGCGATGCGGTGGAACGCACGCGTTCACAGTTGGGAGCAGGGCTGGACAACGTTCTAGCACTGGGACGCACCGTTGATGAAGAAACGCTGGATGAGCTGGAAGCCGTTCTGCTGACTGCGGACATTGGCAGCAGCACTACCAGCGAGATCATGCGCAATCTGCGTCAGCGAGCGCTACGTGAGAAGGCAACTACGGACGAGTTGAAGCAGATGCTGAAGGAAGAACTTCGCGCCATCCTCGACTCCGTGGAACAGCCAACGAATCATCCAACACAAGCTCCCGAAGTGATCATGATGGTGGGCGTAAACGGCACGGGCAAGACCACTACCAGCGGCAAGCTGGCTGCGCTGTATGGCACACATGGACGCAAGGCGCTCCTATGCGCTGCAGATACTTTCCGTGCTGCGGCGATTGAGCAACTTGAAGTGTGGGCTCAGCGTTCCGGCGTGGACATCATCAAGACAAAGCAGGGCGGTGATCCCTCTGCCGCACTCTACGATTCGCTAACTGCAGGCAAGGCACGCGGGGCAGACATCGTGATCGTCGATACAGCAGGACGTCTACACAACAAGGCCGGCCTGATGGCTGAGCTGGACAAGATGCGGCGCACTGCACAAAAGCTCGTCCCAGGCGCACCACATCAGGTCTTTCTTGTGCTCGATGCAACAACCGGACAGAACGGTATGCAGCAGGCGCGCCTCTTCACGGAGAGCGCTGGTGTCACTGGCATCGTTCTCACCAAGTTGGATGGCACAGCAAAGGGCGGCATCGTTATCGCTATTGCTCGTGAACTCAAACTGCCTGTGGTCTTTGCTGGCGTGGGCGAAAAGATGGAAGACATTCTTCCTTTCAACAGCGACGCATTCCTTGATTCTCTGCTGGGTTAA